GTGACGCTGGCGCGCCCTGTCGACGCTCAGTCCTGTTTCGGCGCGTCGTCGTACTGGCCCGAGAGGATGCGCTGGGCGTTGCCTTCGGGGTCGTCATATTGCTTGGTGCGCACGGTGATGACGAAGAACAGCAGGCCCATGCCGCCGAGGAACAGCGAGATCGGGATCAGGTAGAGCAGGATATTCATCGGATCACCTCAGCCGCAGCGCGTTCAGCGATACTGTAATCGACGAGGCGGACATGGCCAATGCGGCGATCAGTGGCGAACACAATCCCGCGATGGCCAGCGGCACGGCGATGACATTGTACCATGTGGCGATGCCGAAATTCTCGCGGATGCGTTTGGTGGCACGGGTGGCGGTGGCGATCGCGTCAGGGACCGGGGCCAGAGAATTGCCGAGCAGCACGATATCGGAGGCGACCCGGGCGGCGTCGAGCGCCGAGGCGGGGGAGATCGAGACATGCGCGCCGGCCAGCGCCGCGGTGTCGTTGAGCCCGTCGCCCACCATCAGCACCTTGCGGCCCTCGTCGGAGAGCGCCTTGACGCGCGCCGCCTTGTCCTGCGGCAGCGCTTCGGCGATCCAGTGCGGGATGCCCAGCCGGCTGGCCAGCGTTTCCACCGCGCGGGTGGTGTCGCCCGACATCAGGATGACGCGGTGGCCGGCTTCGATCAGCCCGCGCACCGCCTCTTCGGCGCCGTCGCGCAGGCTGTCGGTGAAGGTGAAGACCTGCGCCGGCCCGTCGCCCACGCGCAGCCAGGCGGAGGTCACATCGGACTGCCCGCCGCCGACCCAGGCGGCGCGCCCGAGCCGCACCTGCTGGCCGCGCCAGAGGCCCTGGGTGCCGTGGCCGGGCACCTCTGCGATATCGCTCAGCGTGGCGGGGGCGATGCCGGCCTCGCGCAGGGCTGTCGTCAGCGAGGCCGAGAGCGGATGCGCGGAGCCCGCGGCCAGTGCCAGCGCAATCTCCAGATCGTTGCGGGTGAAATCGCCGGTATTGGTGACCTGCGGCGCGCCGGCGGTGAGCGTGCCGGTCTTGTCGAAAACCACCGTATCGACCTCCGAGAGCCGCTCCAGCGCGGTGCCGTCCTTGATCAGCAGGCCCTTTTTGAAGAGCCGTCCCGAGGCGGCGGTGGTCACCGCGGGCACGGCCAGCCCCAGCGCGCAGGGGCAGGTGATGATCAGCACGGCGGCGGCGATGTTGAGCGCGACGCGGAAATCCTGCGTGTAGAGGAACCAGCCGATGAACGCCAAGGCGGAGAGGATATGCACGCCCGGTGCATAGAGCTTGGCCGCCTTGTCGGCGAGGGGCGTGTAATTGGCGCGGCCAGATTCCGCCACGGCCACCAGATCGGCCATGCGGTGCAGCGAGGTCTCGCGCCCCACGGCGGTGGCGCGCACCACCAGCGGACCGGTGAGGTTGACCTCGCCGGCGCTCACGCTTGTGCCGGGTGCGGCATAGACGGGCAGGGTCTCGCCGGTGAGCAGCGAGCGGTCGAGCTCGGACTGGCCTTCGGTGATTTGCCCGTCCACCGGCATCCGCCCGCCCGGGCGCACGCGCAGCAGATCGCCCACCGCCAGATCGGCGACGGAGACCTGTTCCTCGCCGTCCTGAGTGACCCGCCAGGCGCGGGGCACTTCCAGCGCCGCCAGCTCCTCGGCGGCGGAGCGCGCGATGGAGCGGGTGCGGTGGTCGAGATAACGCCCGGTCAGCAGGAAGAAGGTGAGCGCGATGGCGGCGTCGAAATAGGCATGCTCGCCGGAAAGCGAGGTCTCCCAGAGCGAGGTGACCACCGCGAGCAGGATCGCCAGCGAGATCGGCACGTCCATGTTCAGGCGCCCGGCCTTCAGCGCGCCCCA
The window above is part of the Salipiger abyssi genome. Proteins encoded here:
- the ccoS gene encoding cbb3-type cytochrome oxidase assembly protein CcoS — protein: MNILLYLIPISLFLGGMGLLFFVITVRTKQYDDPEGNAQRILSGQYDDAPKQD
- a CDS encoding heavy metal translocating P-type ATPase — protein: MTAAMRPPASACPACSAAPAAEALAAAQAPSDAHVVLSLPTIHCANCMRAVETALSKVPGVHSARVNLTMKRVSIEADPGLGAEDLIPVVAGAGYEAHELDTGALSATQTDKAGRDLLMRLAVAGFAMMNVMLLSISVWSGAEGPTRDMFHWISAAITLPTIAFSGQIFFRNAWGALKAGRLNMDVPISLAILLAVVTSLWETSLSGEHAYFDAAIALTFFLLTGRYLDHRTRSIARSAAEELAALEVPRAWRVTQDGEEQVSVADLAVGDLLRVRPGGRMPVDGQITEGQSELDRSLLTGETLPVYAAPGTSVSAGEVNLTGPLVVRATAVGRETSLHRMADLVAVAESGRANYTPLADKAAKLYAPGVHILSALAFIGWFLYTQDFRVALNIAAAVLIITCPCALGLAVPAVTTAASGRLFKKGLLIKDGTALERLSEVDTVVFDKTGTLTAGAPQVTNTGDFTRNDLEIALALAAGSAHPLSASLTTALREAGIAPATLSDIAEVPGHGTQGLWRGQQVRLGRAAWVGGGQSDVTSAWLRVGDGPAQVFTFTDSLRDGAEEAVRGLIEAGHRVILMSGDTTRAVETLASRLGIPHWIAEALPQDKAARVKALSDEGRKVLMVGDGLNDTAALAGAHVSISPASALDAARVASDIVLLGNSLAPVPDAIATATRATKRIRENFGIATWYNVIAVPLAIAGLCSPLIAALAMSASSITVSLNALRLR